In Ananas comosus cultivar F153 linkage group 7, ASM154086v1, whole genome shotgun sequence, the sequence CTTAAGGGTTAAATGCACAAATAGTCCCTGATCATGGTTTTGCTAATAACGCCATGTGATTTTCATATGAGCCAATTAATCCTTAATCTTACCTAATGAAAGTTAGGTAACATCAAGATCTTTTAGTGACAAATTCTGGAACAAGTAGCCATGAGTAGTAAAAAGTCGAGGCACCACTCATGCACTTATCACTTTGCATAATGGAGTAAAAGTTGAGTTTCGACATACTTCTGCTCTGTTAGTTTGGGGCTCGGACGAAAGTACTTGAGATATCCATCCCAAGGAACCTTTTTTAGACCAGCTCGGACGGAAATCATGTCTCTAACCCTGCATCATGTAAGTTCTACGAAATATTAGTACACAGCTAATTAGCTAGTCCCCCGCCTTTGCAGATGATATTATACATATCAAAACAGTTAAAATTGCAGAACCCCCTCAATTACAAGAAGTTAAAACTATAAGACTTCCGTGACTTCGCCTGTTCCGTGGTGTTCCGTTAGGCAATATCTATCACTTTGGTCATAGGGCAGAATATGAAATATCAGGGGTTATATTGAAATTGGAGTAATTCTAGGGGAGTTTTCCCACATACTAGCCAGCAATTAAAGCTGTGATGTATATTACCTTTCAGCAAATTCAATAGGTGTTTCTCCTGGCTTTAGGTACTGAGGCTCCAAGAACCAAACGTCGCAGACAACAGCCCATGATGTCATAAGACGGAACAAATGCATCGAAAAAGATTGCCTAACACAGATCAGAGAATTAGAACCCAATAGATATTAgtaatttaaatcacatattGTTTAGAAACTAATATAGAATTAGATGCATGTTACATATCCTTGCCTTCGAAGTATTAAGAAGAAACCATGGTTTGCGAACATTGCAAATGCCAAAGTCAGTTATAaggaaaattatatttaatgctTTTTCCTGTTTGAAAAATAAGACGGATTCGCAGTATGCTAATTTGATAAAGCAAAACAATGAATGCATTGAACTTTCAGGTATGACAAGTTGAAAAAATCCATGCCATatgctaaaaatattaaaatttcttactTCTTACTGTTCCAGAAGGCATCCACAAAAATCttgttatattttattgcaACTGGGCAAACAGCACAACCAAGTTCAAAAGCACCCTGGGCACAACAGAGGAAAGAGCAGACTTCAGTTTCAACCaagaaaatatatgttttatttgaGAATCTTTCATTatttcctataattttttacattcaaatttcaaaattgtttgACAAAAAATTAAGGACTTGACGATAAAGAATTCATCAGATCTCTTCTGCACTCATAAAAACTATAGCGACTTTCAAGGGCTGTAAATCACGACTGATGTGGTGGTGCAGATCCAGACAACAATTTCTATACATAATACCGTCtaatggagagagagataatGATAAGATGTAAACCTTCTTGAACATGACTGTGTACTGGTTATTTACGCAGGTTCCTTCTGGGAATATCAGAAGAGGGTTGTTGTCAGGTCCCTGAACATGTTCCCTTAACCTGGGGGGAAAACAATGCTCGGTATTTGATAGCCATGAACATTCGATAAGATTAAGCCGCTTGCATTAGAAATAAGGAAAAAGAAGTGTTCTTACTTTCTTGCGACCACTTCACGATCCTTAGACTCTGTACGATTGAACCATATCGAACCCAAGCTTTCCAAAATTGCTGTCTGAATAAACCCTATGTCACATGATCacataaaaaaatagtgaatagGAAAATATAAACTATGAGAAGCTATACTGGTAAAATGTATCATTTTAagtgtaagaaaaaaaaaaaaaacttaccaaCCCAGCCAGGATGCTTTTGCATGATAACAGCAAATGCTGTCGTCTGTTCTAAAATGATGAAATCAATCATGGAAGTGTGGTTGGCAACAAACACCTGCTCAATTTAAGTCAACATTTGTCACAGCTAAGTATACAGCATGTGTAGCTACACTTCATCTCGCACGGCTAAATATGCCACACTCCTTTGGTACATGCCTAAATCCCCCTATTCTTTCAAACGTTTAAGTATTTTACAAACCTTAATAGTCTAACAATTTACATATAATCTTGGGCAAGATATAGTTTTAAGGCAAaacattaaagaaaaaaaggaaaaaaaaaacttgcaaGGTTATGCTAGTTGGGTATAGAAGCACGAAGACAGCACAAATAGCATGCTGCAGCAAGTACTGTGCCGTTGGGTGAACAGCAAGGCACTATATCGCAATACTTCAAAAACTCTTGGCTCTTctatttttctaaaagttttttaaGTTGTAAAACAAAACATCGTTTTATCCAATTAGTACTCCTAATCCAGACAAGGGTTAGTATGATTATAGATCTATTCACAACGTTTCTATAATATGTTTTAACAGCTACCTGATGAGGTCGCATGCTTGGTTGAGGTCCATGGTACTTGATCACCCCTGTCCATGAAGCGACAAACACACTGCACATCATCTCAACCAATATTCTctgcaaaattcaaaagcaaATGGAAATATCATCAGAAGATCTTTCTAATAAAACTATATCAACAATCCACCCATTTGACTATCCACTTCCAGAATTTTCATTAGAGAgcactttaaaatttaatcgaAAAAAAATGAGGAATCGTGATGTAATCTATTATCTTGTCCGAACTGAAAGGCTTAATGTGAAAAATCTATTCACATCCTTAGAAATGAACAAATCTTACCTCCATTTTATGCCTCCACTTATTACTGCTTGGCAACAGGAAGTGTACTggaaaaaaggttaaaaagaaTACTATCCACCCTGCAATAAAGACTGCAAGCCTATACAACAACATACAAGAAATAAGTGGAAGAAAGAATATAAGAGTAAAATCATAAACAAGCTGAAAATATGATAAAGAAAGAGTCGTTACTAAATAACTATCAGATTCCCTTTAAGGAAGGAAGCTTCTCCAATGTAGCATTGAAGACAAATAAAGGAAAAGGTGACTTCTTAGAGGAGGGCCAATTGGTTTTTACCTCAAAGGAAAATAGATCAAAGAAAAGCACATCAATCCACAGAAGAATAGGGAAACAAAACCTACTTATAATCTATATCGCCAAAATGTTAGCACAGCTAACATCAAATTTTCAGCAACGTAAGCGCTTCTATGTTAAAATGCAAAGCAATAAGAGTTTTGTGATATTTTAGGGGCGAAAGcctatataagaaaaaaaagcttAGCACCGCAAGCAGCTTCACAAGAATGTGATTAAGGTGATGAAATTAACCTCTTGACTTATCAGGCTCTTTTTCCTATCTGGCTTCTGACATAACTAGAAAGGAGCAGAATGGCATTGGAAATATATTTGCAGTTCAAATTTCTATTCAAAACTCCTACAGTAGTATCTTGTTATATTCATTTCTCTTACAATCTAAAAATTAGAACCTTGTTAATCTGTAGAAGTATCCATGTATATCTGGACATAACAGATAAAAATCACGACAAGGCATCTAGGTTGCGGTAGAGAACACTAGATAGTTCAACACAAGATAAGAATAAGCCGAGAAAACATCATTCACTAATGGAAACATGAAAGGATTTTCCAAATAATCCAATTTAGTTCACAGTCAAAACATGCGTAAGTATCCATCGATGCGAATTTCTCTAAGAGAAATAGATATGGAAATGAAGACGTCTGAGCATTTATCGCAAAACCAAAATTACAAGTTATTATACCTTAACGGAAAAAGAATCCCATATCTAACGACAACTCCTAAACACCATAAAGGAAACAAATACACATTCCAGTTCCATGGCTCCGGGGGATTCGACTTGAAGCAACGAGTGAAGGAATCCTGAAAGAAACAACGTAAAAAGCAAAGTCATGCTAACAATTTTAGATCAATCCATCCCGTCTAAATTCTTCAGAAAAGGGCAGCTCAAAAAGGGTCCTGCATTCAGATATACCAAAATGTATATTGGCTAATTTCCTGCTAAAAGTGTTCAACAATGAGTGTCGgtaatttttttcttgtaaaaaaATGTTCAACAATGTCGCATGCCACAAAACATGAATATCtcaaagctatatatatatatatatatatatatatatatatatatatatatatatatatatatatatatatataaaagaagaataataaGAAGAGTATTTTCATGAAACAATCGATCCcgctaataataaaaatatatcctgatttacattttcttttccccGTAGAATTTTTCGGTTAGAAGAACCTAAACATGGCCTCCTCCATTTTTAAGAAACAATGTAACTTTTGTTTCTTCCATTTGACTAGAGACTATGCAACAAACTAATtactaaaatatatttcttatcGGCTCGCAAACGAAAACCATCATCCAAGAGTTTGCACATAAAACCAACTCTAATAAGAACACTAAATATGCTTCCAACCTCAAAGAACTCGAggaaaattcaataaaaatcaAACCTTTAACAATGCCAAACACTAAGTAAATCATCTAACGCACACGGATCGCTTATTGCAACCCTTTCATGTGCATTTTATTAAATTGCAATCTTAAACATAAGCATAAAATTCCGTTCTTGTACTAATTTTCATCTGAATTCATCGCCACTATCGCATGTAGAGGTTTTATATATAGCAAATTCACAATAATACTCATTTGCAGTGATAAAAATTGCTTTTTCGTCCCATGGAACAATATGATTTATTATAAAATCAATAAATGGAATCCGACCCCCTCAACAATAGGCCACTTTAAAGTATTTAACGTTTTTGTCATTTGAATTGGGTattggctaattaattaattattaattttgtcaaattttcttGTTCAAACTACTTTTAACCTCAAAAGgtgtaactttttaattaataataagcaAGCAATAGCTAACGtagctataatttttttaaaaaaattcccaataaaaaaggggaaaaaaaaactcacatCGATGATGGCGCCCGCGGCCTCGGTTAAAGTAGGGGATATATCAAGTAATTCCCTCCtaatcaaacaaaattaggGTTTCGCATCGCAATGATTcggaattaaaaaataataaaggggaaaagagaaattaataaataatacagGTGAAGGGTTTGGGGGATGCGTTGGATGGAATCGGTGGAGATGTAATCCTCGAGAATCGGACGGTCCAGATCCATCTCCGAGCTCGACGAGCTTAGCCCCGCCATGGCCATGGCTACTCACAcgaggacgacgaggacgacgaaGATAAtgcacttttttaaaaaaaattggagtgtttttagttttttatttattttttgaatatatataaattattaaaatcatGATAAAAACAAAATGTATGGAGGCCCCTCAActgcaatattttttattaaaggccttttaacttttaataatttctattttgatcttttatagttaattaaaagttaaaaatttttaggAAAAGATGTACAGAGGCCTCAACTGTAATAAATATTGaaatgaactttttttttttttttttttgattgagacACCCTCAATCATGGGTGATTTTATagttaatttgaaattttacaacATTCATGGGTAaagattttactaaatttaataatttcaattattttaataaataagatTCGGGCAATCAGCAATTAATAACGAATAGAgctattaaattttgaaatacttTTAACCTACTTAAgtacaataattttaataataaaattggaaGTAGCTTTTAGAGAGGGTCTTCGTACATTTTCACCAATACTTTTGAGCCATCCTACATCAGCCTACACATACGAATATTAGGGCTGGAAAATGGGCCGGGCGGCACGTGGGccgccggcccggcccggctaTGGGCCGCGCTGTAGCACGGCAAGACTGCTGTAGCAGCCGGGCCGGTGCGGCCCGGCACGAGATTTTGGAAATTAtaatgatttatattttttaaaaaaaattaaaaatttactattttatagttatctttataaatttgaaaatgttTAATCAAAAGACTAATTTAAATAGAAagaatttattattgttattttaaaattttacatatttttaaaaattttaaaaaattaaagggcCAGCCCAGAGCACGCGCCGTGACATCTGGGTCggggggccgtgctgggccgggaGCTGGTTAGctctggcccggcacggcccgaccTGAATTTGACGACTGGCCGGGACGGGCAGCCCCGTGGCCCGTTTCCGCCCGACTAATGTggggcacggcccacattacacccctaactACACACCGCaccttattttttatttttgataaaaaatagtttagaattaaaatataacgTACCTTGTAGGTTTGatgcataataataaaaaaatttatatacaaaagATTACATTCTTTAGATATTAAATAATTCATTGAATATTgaggtccaaaatttttaatatttcctTTTATAtaagaaactttaaattttatagtgcaCAATTACTAAATTAGattgattaattttaaaatatgtattgcaaggtttttttttttttaagaaaagataacacgctatctgtttcgttcattaaaaatatgaattaagcaATATGAGTGAGGTAAAATAAAGCCTCGGTGGAAGCTAAAAGAAAAGAGGTTAAGATAGTTGGATTTTAGAGTAGAGAATATTCTCCTACTGGGTTGCCAATCGTTTGATTTTTAGCGACCGTCATCAAAAAGTCTGCGTTAAGTATCTCTAAAAATACCACTATTCTGTGTATCCAAAATGACCCACTAGTAAGCTATCAGACTAGTCAATCTTGTTCGAATCAGCTATGATCTGTTCCTTAACATCAACCTATCCCACATACGTACATCTCACATCGTCCcctaaatttctaaattaaaccCCCTCTAGGGTCATCACAATCAGAAATTTACTAAAAACACACTGTATGAATAGATGGTCGACTGTCTCCTTCTCGATCCCAAGGTTTTAGTTGCATGCGCTGTACATATATGATATGTACTTAGACACCCAATGCAGGtaataattttaatgggtaATAAAGgttaaattgtaaaaaataattaggctAAATATTGCGAACTTAGAAATATTGCTAACAAAGCCCATACGACGCCCACTTTTCTCGACGAAAATAGGCAAGTCTTACTCTCTGTTTATTCGTTCAAACAGGAATGATGCCTCTTTGCTGTCAGttttaattagtaaaatttAGAATAGAAATTTGAGCTGGGGTGAAATTTTTCTACATCCCTGACACAAAGCTCTGAACAAGGGAGTGGAATATCTTTTCCTTCACTTGGGCACATCTCTTGAGACTTGGAATAtataaagcttttttttttttttgagaaagaggtagcaagctacctgcttcattcattaagcgaaaTGAATTTAGCGTACATAATGGAGACAACTAAGGCCCCCTACCGAAACCggaaaacaacaaaataataaaagcagTATAGATAagtaaacaacaacaaaagaacaataaaAGCAGTATAGATAAGTAAACGAAAGCCCGACTCGAGATATTAAAGAGCGGTTACGGGACAATTGCCTCGGTCCAAGTCTTCGTTAGCGCGACTATCCGCCCAATTGCACGGTTAGCATCCGGAGTGTCCTCATTGAAGACGATCTTGTTGCGCTCCGTCCAAActacccaccagattgccgccaaCCGTGTGAGCCTTAACGATCTCTGTTCAGCACTATAGGAGTCCGCAGTGTCGGTCCAAAGTTGCTTAACGTCCCCTGTTCTTAAATCGCTGACCCCCGATCCATCCACGCTAATTTGGAGGTATCTAACAAAAACGCAGTCCTTGAAAAGGTGATCGCAGTTCTCAGGTGAGAATGAACAGAAAATGCAGTACTCATTCACCGGGCACCCTCTGCGTATCAGTCTATCAGCAGTAAGTAATCTCTTGCGTAGAAGGATccataagaatattttgattttggttgggaGTTTTAAACTCCACAGCTTGTCGTTGGATGGTTGTCTCTGGCCAGCGTCAGTAATAAATTCGTAGAGGGATTTGATTGTGAATATTCGGTTAGACGTCCATCGCCACCTTAATATATCCGGTGAGTCCGTCAGGCTATATCGCTGCAAGAGGCTTTTGAAAGACATGATCTGTTGTCTAGACACACTGTCGACGTTCATAGTATTGCCTCTGAGTATGAACCGCCATCTCCACCCTATTCCATTCCAGCATTGTGAGACCGTAGCCCCATTGTTAAGCACCTTGGAGTAAATTCGTGGAAACCGAGTGCACAGGGAGGTTTCTTCGATCCAAATGTCAGTCCATAGCCTACAAAAATTTCCATTGCCGAGTGTGTACGATACGCTGCACCGAAATATTTGTCGACATGTCATTACGCTTCTCCACCACTGAGAGTGAGGTCTGAACCCTCTTCCCTCCAGTAACGGCCTTCTTCTGGTGTAATATAGCGCTCTTACCAACCTTCCCCATTGCAGCTGTGGATCTTTGaagaaacgccaccaccatttagttaATAAAGCTATATTCATAGCTTCCATATCTAGGATCCCCAGTCccccttcttttttgcttttacaaATTGATTTCCAGGCAATAAGGCATGACCCCCCTGAAATCTTGGCGCACCCTTTCCAAAAGAAAGCTCTTCTCAGGGCCTCTATCCGGTTCAGGACCCACTGCGGTGCTTTGAAGATagcgaagaagaaaaaaggtatATTCGAGAGCACCGAGTTGACCAAGGTGAGTCTACCCCCGTGTGAGAGGAGTTTAGCCTTCCACCCCTCAATGCGCGCCTCAATACGATTAACGATCAGCGTCCAATCTAGTCTTCGGAGGGGTTTGATGTGTAGCGGCAATCCCAAGTAACGGAATGGCAGAATGCCAACTTTACAACCCAAAATATCTGCTAGTCCACAAGCCCTGCTAGCATTATGACCTAGATAGTATAGTTCTGTCTTAATCATATTTATCTTAAGGCCTGATGCCCACTCGAACATTTTCCAAATAAAAAGCAGACTCCGCATAGCGGCCTTTTTAGGTTCAGCAAAAAATAAAGTGTCATCCGCGTATTGGAGGATTACAGTTTGACAATCCATTGTAGGACCAATTCCTTGGAACATGTTGTTGTTCCTCGCTGTCTCCGTGATCCTGGCCAGGCAGTCAGCCACCAAGATGAATAGGTAGGGGGATAGCGGGTCTCCTTGTCTAAGCCCCTTCCTAGTTTTCAGCCAAGCTGTCGGTGAGTCATTTACAAGAACTGCGATTTTAGCGTTGCATATACATTGCTCTATCCAGTACCACCATTTATCGCTGAATCCAATCCATCGTAGTACACTTTTCAGGAAGGTCCAACTGACATTGTCGTAAGCCTTCTCGAAATCCACCTTAATGCAAACGCACTCATTCTCAGATTTTGCGCACCAATTTAGGAGTTCACTCGCCGTAACAAACGAGTCCGCTAGGAGTCGATCCTTCAAAAAAGCTGATTGTGCAGATGATATGATCGACGGTAAAATGAGCGAGAGTCTGTTTGCCAATACTTTAGAGATAATCTTCTGTATTCCATTCATAAGGCATATCGGTCGGAAATCATTCACCTTACTAGCTCCTTCCTTTTTAGGGATGAGACACACATATGAGTAGTCCGTCGGGGCCGTAAAAAGATTGTTTTCCTGGAGATCTCTGAATACATCGAAAATGTTATCCTTAACTGTATCCCAGAAATGTTGATAGAAGATAAGAGAAAAATCGTCCGGTCCAGGTGCCTTCTCACCACCTAGTTGAAATGTAGCTTTCTTAATTTCTTCCATAGTAAAAGGGCTAGTAAGGGAGTCCGGGTCATTTAGAGAGTTCTCCCGGTACAGATCACTCCAATCTCCGCCAGTTGAAGGACCTGTTTCCTCTTGCCCGAAAAGGCGTGAGAAGGCATGGAAGAAATAGTTTCTTTTTTGGACGTCGTTGTGGATGGGTCTGCCAGATTCATCTTCGATAAACTCTATCGCATTGCTTCGTTTCCGACCATTGGCCATCGCGTGAAAAAATTTAGTGTTCTTGTCCCCCTCCTTAAGCCAATGCTGTTTCGCTCGCGTTCTCCATAGAATTTCCTCTTCCTGAAGTATGAGATGAAGCTGAGCCTTAAGCTTTACCCTTTTATCCCGAAGCTCCTGTGACAGGGGGGACTGTTCCTCAGTCAAATCGATGCTACGGATATCGTCTTGGATGCACTTTATAGCGTTGGAAATGCTATAGAATTCCGTCTTACACCACTCTTTCATTCTGACCCTGCAGTGTCTGAGTTTTGCCGTAAGAGTGAGGATAGCCGACCTCTTGCTGGTGATTTCATTCCACCAGACCGGTACCCTAACAGAGAAATCCTCTTTAGTGAGCCAGACCTTCTCGAACCGAAATCTCCCCGGCTTTGGGTTGGCCCCAGTAGTCAGCAGTATCGGGGTATGATCCGAGGTAATCCTCGGCAGTGCTGAGACCCTGCCGTGTGGGAAAGCTTGGTCCCATTCAGTCGACACTAGAAATCTGTCCAGCTTGGCCAGGGAAGGTGCGCATTGCATGTTAGACCAGGTGAAACATTGGTTGGATATGGGTTGATCAATGACCTCGAGGTTTGAAATGAGATCTGAGAATAAGGACATCGCTCTAGAACTCCAGGGACTTCCAATGCGTTCTGCTTGACTCCTTGTGAGATTAAAATCCCCACAAATGACCCAGTTGTTATTGGAGCAAAAGTCTCTCACTGAAATAAGATCAGAACAGAACTCTTCCTTCCCGTCCCAAGTTGGTGGCCCGTAGACgtttgagaggaaaaaaatctTTCCGCTGGCAACGTGCTTCAAATTAAGGGTGAGTGAGCGCTCACGCACCAAAACCTCCGAACataaaaaagatttagaattcCACGCAGTGATTAAACCACCCGACGCCCCACAAGCAGGAATAAAATGACATCTATCGAAGTTTGAGCCACAGAAAGAGCGGAGAAACGATCTAGATACCGAATCTACTTTTGTTTCTTGAAAACAAACTACGGGACAAAAGTGCTTAGACACGACAGTCTTTACCGCACGACGCTTGACCGGGTCGTTCAGACCCCGAACATTCCAAGAGATAATATTAAACATCAGAAACTGCTACCCCCCAAAATATAAAACCACACCGAAACCCGCCCCTCAGCAAATTATCCGCTCAACATAAACTTGTGGAGCTCCTCCGCGTCAACCTCCGAGAGCTTCACTCCGCAGCGGGCCCCCTTCGACAGCACCTTTTTTGAGCTCCATTTGCGAGCTAGTTTCGCCGAGCTAGAGCTGGCACCTTCCAGCAGGATCGCTTTCCTACGCTTCGCCCGTTCAAGAGCCGAAATGATGGCTGGATCCCGCGCGCGAGGACTAGACCTAGTCGGTCCTATCCTGACGCTCGGGAGATACCCGGCCCCTCCGGCCTCCTCCCCGTCACCTCCTTTCGGCGGGTTCGGGGCGGAAAGAGCTTCCGCCAGATCACGGGAACGTCCCGTGCGAAGAAGGAGGCCCATCTCGAGGGAAGCTCCGGTGCAAGAACCCAtcgcagcagcagcaccagGAGAGCCGCGAGTGGCGTCG encodes:
- the LOC109713116 gene encoding glycerol-3-phosphate acyltransferase 3-like gives rise to the protein MAMAGLSSSSSEMDLDRPILEDYISTDSIQRIPQTLHLRELLDISPTLTEAAGAIIDDSFTRCFKSNPPEPWNWNVYLFPLWCLGVVVRYGILFPLRLAVFIAGWIVFFLTFFPVHFLLPSSNKWRHKMERILVEMMCSVFVASWTGVIKYHGPQPSMRPHQVFVANHTSMIDFIILEQTTAFAVIMQKHPGWVGFIQTAILESLGSIWFNRTESKDREVVARKLREHVQGPDNNPLLIFPEGTCVNNQYTVMFKKGAFELGCAVCPVAIKYNKIFVDAFWNSKKQSFSMHLFRLMTSWAVVCDVWFLEPQYLKPGETPIEFAERVRDMISVRAGLKKVPWDGYLKYFRPSPKLTEQKQKIFADSVLRRLEEK